A genomic segment from Malus domestica chromosome 05, GDT2T_hap1 encodes:
- the LOC139196127 gene encoding uncharacterized protein: MILYRNNDSLICKIFTTTLQGEVQDWFYTLPPQSIQNFDELSLVFTNEYSSYRLIKKKSNHLFNVKKNPKELLRGYVKRFKAEKVKIVGCNDSIASEAFQNEHLADQLLFEELIMKEDLTLAYSFALVKKHALWDEARRADKAPG; encoded by the coding sequence atgatcctctatcgaaacaacgacTCTCTCATATGCAAAatattcaccaccactctacaaggcgaagtgcaagattggttctacaccttgCCGCCACAATCTATCCAGAATTTCGATGAACTTTCTTTAGTCTTTACCAATGAGTATTCATCATATCGCTTGATCAAGAAGAAGTCCAACCACTTGTTCAACgtgaagaagaacccaaaggagttgcTCCGCGGCTATGTGAAAAGGTTCAAAGCAGAAAAGGTaaagatagtcggatgcaacgactcgatagctagtgAAGCCTTCCAAAACGAACACTTAGCAGATCAACTGTTGTTCgaagaattgatcatgaaagaagatctaactctggcataCTCTTTTGCTCTGGtaaagaagcatgcactttgggacgaggctcggcGAGCAGACAAAGCACCCGGGTAG